In Oreochromis aureus strain Israel breed Guangdong linkage group 9, ZZ_aureus, whole genome shotgun sequence, the genomic window tttataGTTCGAGAAgatcatatttttataactCTTATTTGGACATTGCTTTAATTCCATATTcaaactgttccacagtttcactccatgcacagaaacacaaaagctttttcttgtaGTACGTACCTTCCCTGTTTTGAAGTTACAAAAAACCCTTAAATAATAACTTccttctttcaaaaaaaaaacatgctctgAATATTATGtggcagttctttatttttatttcagactgCAAAAATAGTGAGTTTGTATGTTCCCTATAATCTGCATTGTGGGTGATTCaaattgcctttttttttttttttttttttttgaagagtaAAAAGTGAATGTAGTGTCATTTTATAGTTGTTGCCCCAGACCTCTGCACAGTAGCTTAAGTATGGTGAAACCAGTCAACAATATAGAACATGAAGTGATGTTCTGTCTAATACCTGCTTTGGCTTGTTTATTATTGCAATGCTTCGTGATACTTTGGAATGAATATATCTTACGTGAGCTCTCCAGTTAAGTTTTTCATCTATTATTACCCCcagaaatttattttcactgaCTCTTTCAATATCATCACCGTTTATTTGAATCTtagcatttgtatttaaacTACTATTTCCAAATAACATATGTTTagatttattcaaatttaatgataatttgtttttatcaagCCTTCATGCTGTTTCATCCTCGGGTTTTAAACTAGTATTAATTTACGGTTCATTTTGTTCCATGACTGCATTCCACTCattgcctctgtttgtatctctgtcattgcaggaccaacatggagcagGAGGTCCGAGcactcaggaggccgacaagcCTCACAGAAgtaagggagaaaaaaaatacacctgTGACAAGTGTGGGAAGGCTTTTACTCGGcctggaaacttaaaaacacaccaactcatccacagtggtgTTAAAGCATTCagttgtgacttgtgtggaaagtcttttactcaAAAGAGTGCCCTAAAAACTCATCAAAGCCTCCACAGTGGAATTAAAGCATAcacctgtgatcagtgtgggaaaaGTTTCACATGGAAACAAGGCTTAGAAAGGCATaagctcatccacagtggagttaaagcatacACTTGTGATCAGTGTGATAGAAGTTTTACTCAAGGTAGCCACTTAAGGATTCATCAAGTTTCCCACTCAGGAATtaaagcatacagctgtgacatctgtggGAGAACCTTCAGCCATATAGAGAATCGAAACAAACACCAGCGGATTCACACTGGACAGgatgtgtactgctgtgatcagtgtggcaaacGATTTGTAGCATACAAACATTTACAAATCCATAAATTTACTCACACTGATGAGAGACCCTATAAGTGTGACTTGTGTGATAAAGCTTTTAACGCTCCATATTCCCTGAaagcacaccaacagatccacaccagaaagagactcttcaagtgcagttactgtgaggtatgtatttgcATTCTCCTTTCAGAGTATCTAATCAATTCAGgttatttgtttgtctgtttgtcagCAATGTATCATCCACAGTTTTCATGATGTCGTTTTCAAAGTTTGTGTGATGGTAGACACTGATAACTGCTTGAAAAGTTTTAGTTTTGTAAAAACTGGGTCATGGTCACAACGAACATGAAAACCAGTGAAAACTTTAAATTGTGCACAATTTCTATTATCCACAATACTAGGCCTTGGAGGAATGAGCATATAGGTTGGCTAAGCATTTGACTTGACCTTCATTCTTTGTGCCCAGGGTTAAAGTTTCAAGAAACCATATTGAGTATTATATCACATGCTAGGGCATGGAGAGAGCTGTACAtcacactttctttctttttttatatgaaaACCCTCCGCCATGAATTGCTACCTTATCATGGTGGAGGGTTTTGTGTGTCCTGGAGATTCCAGGTGCTATGTCGGTAGAGTCTCctatggcaaattggtccttgACTGAGGGACAGGCACAAAGAGTGATTCAAAAAACCTGTGTGAAAGAAAAATCTAGGGAACAGTTCACCTTGCcctgggatagggttaccggggcatCACCCTGGCCGAGGCCTGGGGAGGATACCTGAGGGTTAGCACCTGACGTCCAAGCCTTAGTTCAGGGGTGGCCAACTCCAGGTCttgagagccggtgtcctgcaggttttagataacatcctgggtcaacacacctaaatcaaatgattagttcattaccaggcctctggagaacttcaagaaatgttgaggaggtaatttagccatttaaatcagctgtgatggatcaaggacacatctaaaacctgcaggacaccggctctcgaggcctggagttggccacccCTGCCTTAGTTCCTAGGACCCAGCTGGGCACAGCTCAAAGAACGGCCCACCACCTGCAAGAGGCACCACACTGCATTTGGGTTTAGTGCACTCCGgtggactgatccccggctaccCAGGCTAGTGATTGGGACATTGAACAACACCTCTCTGGTTACAAAGAAGTCTTAGTTATTGCATTGGGTTCAGAGGTACCGGCTACATATAGTCAGGCTCATCTGAATGTgcggcttgggctctggaaccagtctggATTTGCCCTTTGTGTGAGGTGTGGGGCTTGGCTGGGTATCTTAGTATCCCTTCGGGTTGCTGCCGGTATGGTGGAGTTTCTCCAGAATGAGAAGGTTTGTTCCCTATTCCTTTGTCAGTGAATAGGTCCCGACAGTCGTCTGTGCTTATGGGCCGATTGACAGTTTcaagcaggggtgtcgaactccaggcttCAAGGGCTGGTGGCCTGCAGGTTTTCCATAACATGAATTATGTGATTACCGTATTATCCGCACTATAAGTCggacttaaaatcctttaattttctcaaaaatcgccAGTGCGTCTTATAATCCGGTGTACTTTATGCATGAATTCTGGCTGTGTTTACTGTTACGGTAAacacttcaagacatgttgaagtaatttagccatttaaatcagctgtgttgtatcaaggacacatctaaaacctgcaggacaccaccCATCGAGCCCTGGATTTCGACACCTGTGGTTTAAAGTGTccagccttcttggagtccATGGTTGGGGTGCTTGAGGGTGCTCCCCCTGTGGACTCATCCTACTGGGAGACTGGACGTTTTTACAGCTtggcaaaagtcttgagccaattCTGCTCCAATTATATGgtaaagataataaaatacacaattttAGTATGTAATGCatcaaggtcaaaggtcaaggtgACACAAAATAGTAAGAAGCTTTTGCTTTAGTTTCCAATGTGTCATCTGCCAACTTTAAAGCACTATATTAGTCTTCATTCTGTATTTAGTGAGTCAAACAAAATTCTGTTCTGGATACAAATTTTGGGGTAACATTAAGTTAAGCGCGTGCACATCTTGAATATGACGTGCTTATActtttttgtataattttaGTTATAGTAGTTCAGTAAGGTAAGTGCTATGATCTAaatcaggggtgtcgaactcccctgatttggatcaaggacacatctaaggcctggagttcgacacctgcgctctaaacagtaaaatgtaattggacgtctgcagagatgctctttatttcaggcgacgttcaggatgAAAGTGTTGAAgtgactgacttacactgtctttgtgtctttgtttagaagcagagcgacacagatggatccagttctcaactcTGTCCTTGCtttggtggtgggaaagactttttttgtgacTTTTGTGGAAAAATGTTCAGTCAGCAAACAAGCCTCAAAACACACCAGCGAAGACACACTAGACACAAACTGAACTACTGCAACAAATGTGGGAAAGGCTTCCCCACTCCAAGTACATTAAAACGCCATGAACTcattcacagtggggttaaaaagcacctctgtgatcagtgtgggtcatcgtTCATCAGTATAAGTCAGCTTAAAAGGCACAagcgagtccacacaggagagaaaccatacaagtgcacacactgtgacaaaagcttctcacattCAGGTAATCGTAACCTTCATGAAGCTACACATATTAAAGAAGAGCTATAGCTGCGACCaatgtgacaagagcttcaggaatctcacGTGGCAAATGAAGAGTTTCACTGTTACCAGTGTGCCAAAACATTCATTTCATATTCTGCTCTCTGCAAACATCTGCAGGATCATGAAGGGCTGAAATCattcccatcactggatcacagtgaatcagaagagagagaaagaacagaGACTGAAAacccttgagatcaggctccacagagttcagatagaaTCTCCTGTAAAGATCTGATGAGACAGCTATGAATGAAAATGGTTCCCTAGTTCCATTTTAAGctttctaaactgttctgcttcaGTGTTCATGTCGAGTGGTTCGCTTTGTTGTAGCAGTTGAATGAAGAAATCTGTTGTCGTGTTATCAATTTTTTattgaatgtatttaaaaacGTGTTCTGCAGATGTTTTCTTGTTAAGGGTTTTGGTGTTGTGAAATTCTGCAACggttaaataaaagtttaaaatgttaaattaagaAATAGTTTGAGCCTTGATTTCACTTCCTGTATTTCAGAGTAAAGACTGAAGTGACAGCCAACCTGatgtagcagccaagaaagatTTAATTTGTCTATAAACAGtgaacacctgtgtggatcaacgcgcttgttttcaacaggtttctccatgtaacgatctgctagaggaGAGtatggggagccatagccccatcccccagggcatgaagcaggcatggagaaGATCCaagccccagacatccagaggtccCAGAGTgtgagagcccaaggaggaccactgGAGGGGTAtctgtgccaccctcctgggaagagctgaggagagccccagacgaggggtcacccagcagccaaaGAAGCTAGAGGGGGCTGCAGTAGCGTGCCCACCAGCTCTGTCAGCAGCCTGCTGTGCCAGAGTAAACCGAGCCACAGGCCCAGAGGCCGGAGGCCTAAGGGTCCCCGCACTCCTGACCAAGCCCCGGACACCAGGCCCTGCTAAGCAGCCACTGGGAGTGATCTGGTACATACCGGAGCGCCCAGCcctggacaccaagaaccaccaacgcaccaaCGTTTGAGGGCATCAAccaccccatacctccctccgcccgctcatgtgtagtatTGCTGCGTGGAGCCCAGAGGGATTGATCttatgtggtggcagaggctgtatcaactaatgtgatctattagatggtttctATATTGGCTataattaagattatttttatttctccagttcatgaggaccaTTTTCTTAGCAGTGCATAGGACAGTAAAAACCATGTGGACTGTCTTCGTTTCTGTAGTGATCCAATTCATCCAATTTTCCCAACAAGCACAAAAAAGGGGAgattggaatgttacatttcagacaaattgataagtcttcacatatcccgtgccaaaacttctgaactggtgggcagaaccaaagagcgtagATGTAATTGTCCGGTatattgccttgacagtgtgagcagctgttagaattcaattcaattcgattttatttatatagcgccaaatcacaacaaaaatcgcctcaaggcactttatattgtacagtagatagcacaataataaatacagagaaaaacccaacaatcatatgaccctctatgagcaagcactttggcgacagtgggaaggaaaaactcccttttaacaggaagaaacctccggcagaaccaggctcagggaggggcggggccatctgctgcgaccggttggggtgagagaaggaaaacaggataaagacatgctgtggaagagagacagagattaataacagatatgattcaatgcagaggtctattaacacatagtgagtgagaaaggtgactggaaaggaaaaactcaatgcatcatgggaatccccggcagcctacgtctattgcagcataactaagggaggattcagggtcacctgatccagccctaactatatgctttagtaaaaaggaaagttttaagcctaatcttgaaagtagagatagtgtctgtctcccaaatccaaactggaagctggttccacagaataggggcctgaaaactgaaggctctccctcccattctacttttaaatactctaggaacaacaagtaggcctgcagagcgagagtgaagtgctctaatagggtgatatggtactacaaggtcattaagataagatggggcctgattatttaagaccttgtatgtgaggagcaggattttgaattcaattctggatttaacaggaagccaatgaagggaagccaaaacaggagaaatatgctctctctttctagtccttgtcagtactcttgctgcagcattttggattaactgaaggcttttcagcaagtttttaggacatcctgataataaagaattacagtagtccagcctggaagtaataaatgcatgaactagtttttcagcatcactctgagacaggatatttctaactttagagatgttgcgcaaatggaagaaagcagtcttacatacaGTGggttgcaaaagtattcggcccccttgaacttttccacattttgtcacattacagccacaaacatgaatcaattttattggaattccacgtgaaagaccaatacaaagtggtgtacacgtgagaagtggaactacaatcatacatgattccaaacattttttacaaataaataactgcaaagtggggtgtgcgtaattattcagccccctgagtcaatactttgtagaaccaccttttgctgcaattacagctgccagtcttttagggtatgtctctaccagctttgcacatctacagactgaaatccttgcccattcttctttgcaaaacagctccagctcagtcagattagatggacagcgtttgtgaacagcagttttcagatcttgccacagattctcgattggatttagatctggactttgactgggccattctaacacatggatatgttttgttttaaaccattgcattgttgccctggctttatgtttagggttgttgtcctgctggaaggtgaacctccgccccagtctcaagtctttttgcagactccaagaggttttcttccaagattgccctgtatttggctccatccatcttcccatcaactctgaccagcttccctgtccctgctgaagagaagcacctccagagcatgatgctgccaccaccatatttgacagtggggatggtgtgttcagagtgatgtgcagtgttagttttccgccacacatagcgttttgcattttggccaaaaagttccattttggtctcatctgaccagagcaccttcttccacatgtttgctgtgtcccccacatggcttgtggcaaactgcaaatgggacttcttatggttttctgttaacaatggctttctttgtgccactcttccataaaggccaactttgtgcagtgcacgactaatagttgtcctatggacagattccccacctgagctgtagatctctgcagctcgtccagagtcaccatgggcctcttggctgcatttctgatcagcgctctccttgttcggcctgtgagtttaggtggacggccttgtcttggtaggtttacagttgtgccatactccttccatttctgaatgatcgcttgaacagtgctccgtgggatgttcaaggcttgggaaatctttttgtagcctacgcctgctttaaatttctcaataactttatccctgacctgtctggtgtctaaatccaatcgagaatctgtggcaagatctgaaaactgctgttcacatacgctgtccatctaatctgactgagctggagctgttttgcaaagaagaatgggcaaggatttcagtctctagatgtgcaaagccggtagagacataccctaaaagactggcagctttaattgcagcaaaaggtggttttacaaagtattgactcagggggctgaataattacgcacaccccactttgcagttatttatttgtaaaaaatgtttggaatcgtgtatgattttcgttccacttctcacatgtacaccactttgtgttggtctttcacgtggaattccaataaaattgattcatgtttgtggctgtaatgtgacaaaatgtggaaaagttcaagggggccgaatacttttgcaagccactgtatttgtttaatatgtgcgctgAAGGacagtacaataacctcagttttatctgaattaagaagcagaaagttagcggccaaccaggtctttatgtctttaatacattcctgcagtttagctgattggtgtgtgttacctggcttcatggatagatagagttgcgtgtcatctgcatagcagtgaaaatttatgctatgtcttctaatgatgctgcctaagggaagcatgtataatgtaaacagaattggtcctagcatcgaaccctgtggaacaccataattgagcttagtgtttgtttatttgtttatttgtttatttataaggaACCCCATTAGCTTCCACAACAGTGGTTGCTAGTCTTCCTGGGGCCCAAAccatcaaatacaaaaataaaatgttacacaATGAGTTGGATGCAAAATGTCCACATAATTTGGCTCTTACATCCACAACAAGGttttacaattctgaaaatgtaaacatgtaaatattaaaaattataaaaaaataaaataaaattaaaacaaaacaaaacaaaacaaaaaaaacactcaaacaaaatacacaatttcCATTACAAGCGACATTACCCTCTTAAAAGtttacaataaattaaaaactgcCTAAATAGGCTTTTAGGTGATTTTTAAAAGTATGAATGGAAGCCAATTCTCTAATTGCACAAGGCAACTTATTCCACTGAAAAGATGCTCTAAATATAACAGAGTTTTTcaaaaagttacttttaactCGAGGAGTTACTAAATTGTGGTTAGTTGAGAATCGTGTAGCATGATTATGTATTTCATCTGGATACTGCAACTGAGCATAAAAAAAGTGTGGTGTGTTTACCAGTAttgctttctttaaaaatacaagTAAGCCATAGTGTAATTTAGCTTGTACAGAAAGCCAAGAAAGTTTATCGTGCATTTTATCAATACTTGTATAATATGAACACCTTAACACTAATCTGGCCGCCCTATTTTGGACTAACTGAAGTCTGTTCAGATCTGTCTTATTAGCTGCTGACCAAATGATTGAACAATACTCTAGATGAGATAATACTAGCGCATTAATGACACCTTTCATAATTGAAGAAGTAATATAAAAGGAGCATTTCCTAGCTATAGCTATGCCCTGTCCCATTTTCATAATAACAGAGTTGATGTGCTGAgaccatgaaaggtggtggtttATGGTAACACCAAGTAATTTAATCTGGGTGACCTGTTCTAATACCGATCCAGCTATGGAAAGATTTAGTTGTGGGCTGTTGACTAAGCGTACTCTACTTCCTATTAACATGGATTTGGATTTAGACACGtttaaaatcatgttgtttttacTTATCCAGTCAAACACGTTCAGCAAATCTAGTTGTAATACGCTTGTCAATTCCGAGTAGCTACTGGCtgaataaaacatggtggaATCATCAGCATACATTACAAGATGGGATTTATCCAGGACGTACGGCAAATCATTCGTGAAGACTGAATAGAGAAGTGGACCGAGGCAGCTGCCTTGGGGTAGACCACAGTTCATTTCACAGCCCTCCGAGAAATAACCATTATAATAAACCTTTTGCCTTCTTCCAGACAAATAACTTTCCATCCAGCGCAAAGCAGCTGTTGAAAATCCATAACATTTTAGTTTATCTATCAAAAGATCATGATTTATCAAATCAAATGCAGCACTAAAATCCAAAAATACCACCCCGACCAAGTTCCCATTATCTAGATATTTATACCAGTTATCTGTCATGTGAATGAGAGCTGAGCTGGTGGAATAACCAGGTTTGTAAGCATGTTGAAACTGAGTGAGTAACTGATTTTCTGTTAGGTAATGTTGAATTTGTTCATAGACAATCCTCTCCATAATTTTACTTAGAACGGGGAGCAGACTAATAGGTCTGCTATTGACACCATTAAAAACGTCATTCTTGTTTTTAGGAATGGGAATTATTTTCGATTCTTTCCACTGCAATGGAAATAAGCTGCATGCCAAAGATCTATTAAATATGTGACATATAGGAAGGGACACAAACTTGGCTGCAACTTTGAGCAGTTTACTGTCTATGTTATCAGAGCCGGAGGATGTATCGTCAGGAAGTGATATCAATAAGCGCTCTACCATCTCCACATTCACTGCCTCAAATTTAAGTTGGCATTGCTTATTATTCATGATAACATCCTGTATAAGACGACGTGATAAGGTGGAATCGCCTCTGTTCATAttagattttaaatttgttattttattgctgTAGTAATCTACAAAATAATTGGCTATGTCCTTAGCTTTACTTATAAACGTACCACCCGTGTAGATGTGAGACACCACCGGAGCAACATCTCTACCcattatattatttaaaactttcCACACCTTCTTGCTGTCCTTATTGGCCTCCTTGAGCTTAAGTTGATAATATTCTTTCTTCTTGCGCCTATTCAATTTAGTTACTTGATTTCTTAACTCGCGATATCTTGCCCACTCTTGTGGACTGACAGACTTAtgtgcttttgcttttgctATATCCCTTTCTGACATTGCAGCCTTAAGTTCATTATCTAGCCAAGGTGCGTAGTTCTTTTTAACAGTAAATCTTTTTAAGGGGGCATGTTTGTCAGCCAGGTAGCAAAAGCTTTCAATAAACATAGATAATGCCACATCAGGGTCACCCTCGAGGCAGATGTC contains:
- the LOC116333513 gene encoding zinc finger protein 239-like isoform X1 — translated: MSSTQKDQHGAGGPSTQEADKPHRSKGEKKYTCDKCGKAFTRPGNLKTHQLIHSGVKAFSCDLCGKSFTQKSALKTHQSLHSGIKAYTCDQCGKSFTWKQGLERHKLIHSGVKAYTCDQCDRSFTQGSHLRIHQVSHSGIKAYSCDICGRTFSHIENRNKHQRIHTGQDVYCCDQCGKRFVAYKHLQIHKFTHTDERPYKCDLCDKAFNAPYSLKAHQQIHTRKRLFKCSYCEKQSDTDGSSSQLCPCFGGGKDFFCDFCGKMFSQQTSLKTHQRRHTRHKLNYCNKCGKGFPTPSTLKRHELIHSGVKKHLCDQCGSSFISISQLKRHKRVHTGEKPYKCTHCDKSFSHSGNRNLHEATHIKEEL
- the LOC116333513 gene encoding zinc finger protein 239-like isoform X2, translating into MSSTQKDQHGAGGPSTQEADKPHRSKGEKKYTCDKCGKAFTRPGNLKTHQLIHSGVKAFSCDLCGKSFTQKSALKTHQSLHSGIKAYTCDQCGKSFTWKQGLERHKLIHSGVKAYTCDQCDRSFTQGSHLRIHQVSHSGIKAYSCDICGRTFSHIENRNKHQRIHTGQDVYCCDQCGKRFVAYKHLQIHKFTHTDERPYKCDLCDKAFNAPYSLKAHQQIHTRKRLFKCSYCEQSDTDGSSSQLCPCFGGGKDFFCDFCGKMFSQQTSLKTHQRRHTRHKLNYCNKCGKGFPTPSTLKRHELIHSGVKKHLCDQCGSSFISISQLKRHKRVHTGEKPYKCTHCDKSFSHSGNRNLHEATHIKEEL